One genomic region from Sorangium aterium encodes:
- a CDS encoding serine/threonine-protein kinase, whose translation MPSSTDTTAAATQPVEGALVGKRVQKYEIVRTIGRGGMGVVYEAVNTAIGKRVAMKFVDADLAQNKDAVARFHREAQAASAVESAHIVEIFDAGFADDIPFLVMELLRGEDLGHRIRRCGRLDLGEALHVTAQLLRGLHRAHEAGIVHRDLKPDNVFLVDRDDDPNFAKILDFGISKVRRADGAPAHTLTRQGTVLGTPFYMSPEQAQALPDVDGRTDLWAVGAILYECLTGHPPHSGGSYEQVIVNICMKDALDVRMSNPAVPEPIARVIAKALTRDRDARFSSARDFLDALAAGAGGLLASRRSSSDELGAHTTSAPGALGQTPARQQTPGDPSIGLDPTLEVHGSGSKVGWSSSGHTGARGPRRLAFAAGALVALIGGLAGAVLHARRSPDAGTAAIAPALPTQVSVELRTNAEGALFTVDGVALADRTLRGRTGETKRVRIEASGYTAVDKEVTLQDGNAPIDVLLHPLPAAVTPAPPPAEATTAAPVAPAPAPKAEPITKKATTLPFAARPKGAGAGAKAAGPAQATPAVATPKPAGVAAGLQLKVD comes from the coding sequence ATGCCTAGCAGCACCGACACCACCGCCGCAGCGACCCAGCCGGTCGAGGGGGCGCTCGTCGGAAAGCGGGTTCAGAAGTACGAAATCGTACGGACGATCGGGCGTGGCGGGATGGGCGTGGTCTACGAGGCGGTGAACACCGCCATCGGGAAGCGCGTCGCGATGAAGTTCGTCGACGCCGATCTCGCGCAGAACAAGGACGCGGTCGCCCGGTTCCACCGCGAGGCGCAGGCGGCGAGCGCCGTCGAGAGCGCGCACATCGTCGAGATCTTCGACGCCGGCTTCGCCGACGACATCCCCTTCCTCGTCATGGAGCTGCTCCGCGGCGAGGACCTGGGCCACCGCATCCGGCGCTGCGGCAGGCTCGACCTCGGCGAGGCGCTCCACGTGACCGCGCAGCTCCTCCGCGGCCTCCACCGCGCCCACGAGGCGGGCATCGTCCACCGCGACCTCAAGCCGGACAACGTCTTCCTTGTCGACCGCGACGACGACCCGAACTTCGCCAAGATCCTGGACTTCGGCATCTCGAAGGTGCGCCGCGCCGACGGCGCTCCGGCCCACACGTTGACCCGGCAGGGCACGGTGCTCGGAACGCCGTTCTACATGTCGCCGGAGCAGGCGCAGGCGCTGCCCGACGTGGACGGCAGGACCGATCTCTGGGCCGTCGGCGCGATCCTCTACGAGTGTCTCACCGGGCACCCGCCGCACAGCGGCGGCTCGTACGAGCAGGTGATCGTCAACATCTGCATGAAGGACGCCCTGGATGTGCGGATGAGCAACCCGGCCGTCCCCGAGCCGATCGCGCGCGTGATCGCCAAGGCGCTCACGCGGGACAGGGACGCGAGGTTCTCCTCCGCGCGAGATTTCCTGGACGCCCTGGCCGCCGGCGCCGGCGGGCTCCTCGCGTCACGGCGCAGCTCGAGCGACGAGCTCGGGGCGCACACGACGAGCGCTCCCGGCGCCCTCGGGCAGACGCCGGCGAGGCAGCAGACGCCGGGGGATCCCAGCATCGGGCTGGATCCGACGCTCGAGGTGCACGGGAGCGGCTCGAAGGTGGGCTGGTCGAGCAGCGGGCACACGGGCGCGCGCGGCCCGCGGCGGCTCGCGTTCGCCGCGGGGGCGCTGGTCGCGCTCATTGGCGGGCTCGCCGGCGCGGTCCTTCACGCGCGCCGCTCGCCGGACGCGGGCACGGCAGCCATCGCGCCCGCGCTGCCCACCCAGGTCTCCGTCGAGCTCCGGACGAACGCCGAAGGCGCCCTGTTCACCGTCGACGGCGTGGCGCTGGCCGACCGCACGCTGCGCGGCCGCACAGGCGAGACGAAGCGTGTGCGCATCGAGGCCTCCGGCTACACGGCCGTGGACAAAGAGGTGACGCTCCAGGACGGCAACGCCCCGATCGATGTCCTGCTCCACCCGCTGCCGGCGGCCGTGACCCCGGCGCCGCCTCCGGCCGAGGCCACGACTGCGGCGCCCGTCGCGCCCGCCCCGGCGCCCAAGGCCGAGCCGATCACGAAGAAGGCGACGACGCTCCCCTTCGCGGCGCGCCCCAAGGGCGCGGGCGCCGGGGCGAAGGCCGCCGGTCCGGCGCAGGCCACCCCGGCGGTCGCGACGCCGAAGCCGGCGGGGGTCGCGGCTGGTTTGCAGCTCAAGGTCGACTGA
- the acs gene encoding acetate--CoA ligase, with product MSQDAITSLLKETRRFEPPAEFSRRARVGAQATYEALYRESIEQPDAFWRREVSDLVFRTPWTTTSDWSLPHAKWFLGATLNVTESCLDRHLTTATKNKAAIIWEGEHGATRTLTYAQLHRETLLLANALKRLGIEKGDRVAIYMGMVPEVAVAMLACARLGAVHTVVFGGFAADALRDRIHDSQAKLVITQDGAYRRGQVVPLKATVDKALAQPEAKSATRVIVYQHLGKERCDVQMTEGRDVFWHDLLAGAAPACEPTIVDAEHPLFILYTSGSTGKPKGVLHTTAGYLVGAHVTTKYVFDLRDDDIYWCTADVGWVTGHSYIVYGPLSNGATCLMYEGAPNFPDWGRFWRLIEKHGVTILYTAPTAIRAFMRQGDEWPAKSDLSSLRLLGSVGEPINPEAWIWYHRTIGGGRCPIVDTWWQTETGSIMMTTLPGASFSKPGSTGLPMFGVVPEVVTKDGKPVAAGEGGLLVLKQAWPSMLRTVWGDDERFRKQYFSDVEGCYFTGDGARRDEDGYFWVVGRIDDVLNVAGHRIGTAEIESALVSHPSVAEAAAVGRPDDLKGQALVVFVSLRPGVTAGPELQAKLGEHVAKEIGKFARPDAIRFADALPKTRSGKIMRRLLKDVAAGRELTGDTSTLEDLSVMAKLRQQEDE from the coding sequence ATGTCGCAGGATGCCATCACGTCGTTGCTCAAGGAGACGCGCCGGTTCGAGCCGCCGGCCGAGTTCTCGCGTCGTGCGCGCGTCGGCGCGCAGGCGACCTACGAGGCGCTCTACCGCGAGAGCATCGAGCAGCCGGACGCGTTCTGGCGCCGGGAGGTGAGCGACCTCGTGTTCCGCACGCCGTGGACCACGACCAGCGACTGGTCCCTGCCGCACGCCAAGTGGTTCCTCGGCGCCACCCTCAACGTCACGGAGAGCTGCCTCGATCGACACCTGACGACGGCCACCAAGAACAAGGCCGCCATCATCTGGGAAGGCGAGCACGGCGCCACGCGGACGCTGACCTACGCCCAGCTCCACCGCGAGACGCTGCTGCTCGCCAACGCGCTCAAGCGGCTGGGCATCGAGAAGGGTGACCGGGTCGCGATCTACATGGGCATGGTCCCCGAGGTGGCCGTGGCGATGCTCGCCTGTGCGCGCCTCGGCGCGGTGCACACCGTGGTGTTCGGCGGCTTCGCCGCGGACGCGCTCCGCGACCGCATCCACGACAGCCAGGCCAAGCTCGTCATCACGCAGGACGGCGCGTACCGGCGCGGGCAGGTCGTGCCGCTGAAGGCGACCGTCGACAAGGCGCTCGCTCAGCCGGAGGCGAAGAGCGCGACGCGCGTCATCGTGTACCAGCACCTCGGCAAGGAGCGCTGCGATGTGCAGATGACGGAGGGCCGGGACGTCTTCTGGCACGACCTGCTCGCCGGGGCCGCCCCCGCCTGCGAGCCGACGATCGTCGACGCCGAGCACCCGCTCTTCATCCTCTACACGAGCGGCTCGACCGGGAAACCCAAGGGGGTGCTCCACACGACCGCCGGCTACCTGGTCGGCGCGCACGTCACGACGAAGTACGTCTTCGATCTGCGCGACGACGACATCTACTGGTGCACCGCCGACGTCGGCTGGGTGACGGGCCACAGCTACATCGTGTACGGCCCGCTCTCGAACGGCGCGACGTGCCTCATGTACGAAGGCGCCCCGAACTTCCCCGACTGGGGCCGCTTCTGGCGGCTGATCGAGAAGCACGGGGTCACCATCCTCTACACCGCCCCCACGGCCATCCGCGCCTTCATGCGGCAGGGCGACGAGTGGCCCGCGAAGAGCGATCTGTCGAGCCTCAGGCTCCTCGGCTCGGTCGGCGAGCCGATCAACCCCGAGGCGTGGATCTGGTACCACCGGACCATCGGCGGCGGCCGCTGCCCGATCGTGGACACCTGGTGGCAGACGGAGACGGGCTCGATCATGATGACCACGCTGCCCGGCGCGTCGTTCTCGAAGCCGGGATCGACCGGGCTGCCGATGTTCGGCGTCGTGCCCGAGGTCGTGACGAAGGACGGCAAGCCCGTCGCCGCGGGCGAGGGAGGGCTGCTCGTCCTGAAGCAGGCGTGGCCGTCGATGCTGCGCACGGTGTGGGGCGACGACGAGCGGTTCCGGAAGCAGTACTTCAGCGACGTCGAGGGCTGCTACTTCACCGGCGACGGCGCCCGCCGCGACGAGGACGGCTACTTCTGGGTCGTCGGTCGCATCGACGACGTGCTGAACGTGGCCGGCCACCGCATCGGGACGGCCGAGATCGAGAGCGCGCTCGTGTCTCATCCCTCCGTCGCAGAGGCGGCCGCCGTGGGTCGCCCGGACGACCTCAAGGGACAGGCGCTCGTGGTGTTCGTCTCGCTCCGGCCGGGGGTGACGGCCGGGCCGGAGCTCCAGGCGAAGCTCGGCGAGCACGTCGCCAAGGAGATCGGCAAGTTCGCCCGCCCCGACGCGATCCGCTTCGCGGACGCCCTGCCGAAGACCCGCAGCGGCAAGATCATGCGCCGGCTCCTGAAGGACGTCGCCGCTGGTCGAGAGCTGACCGGCGATACCTCGACGCTCGAGGACCTGAGCGTCATGGCGAAGCTCCGCCAGCAAGAAGACGAGTGA
- the grxC gene encoding glutaredoxin 3: MQAAEVTIYVTDYCPYCAMAKRLLTQKQARFTEINVENRDDLRAWLVKASGQRTVPQIFINGASIGGFSDLSALDKEGGLDPRLGEAPSADAPPMPR, translated from the coding sequence ATGCAAGCAGCCGAAGTCACCATCTACGTCACCGACTACTGCCCTTACTGCGCCATGGCGAAGCGCCTGCTGACGCAGAAGCAGGCGCGCTTCACGGAGATCAACGTGGAGAACCGCGATGACCTCCGCGCCTGGTTGGTCAAGGCCTCCGGGCAGCGGACGGTCCCTCAGATCTTCATCAATGGAGCCAGCATCGGCGGATTCAGCGACCTCTCGGCCCTCGACAAGGAGGGGGGGCTCGATCCGCGCCTCGGTGAGGCGCCGAGCGCGGACGCACCTCCCATGCCGCGCTGA